A part of Legionella sainthelensi genomic DNA contains:
- a CDS encoding ATP-binding protein, whose product MAAAHHVVLVSLSELIKNALDADAKTLFIDDQSTDKASISVFDDGSGFSSEFLGHDTTISIMLLS is encoded by the coding sequence ATGGCCGCTGCACACCATGTGGTGTTAGTAAGCTTGAGTGAGTTAATTAAAAATGCACTGGATGCAGATGCGAAAACATTATTTATTGATGATCAGTCAACTGATAAAGCATCTATAAGTGTATTTGATGATGGGAGTGGATTTTCTTCTGAATTTTTAGGGCATGATACGACCATCTCGATTATGCTGTTAAGTTAG
- a CDS encoding phosphoribosyltransferase, protein MKPNFSARIVSLEEVYVASYKLALLIMRSPYIFDTVIAIARGGFPIARFICDFLNIHHLGSVQIRHYTAGATELEQMHIIAPVNTQVEGKKILLLDDVNDTGKTLITAHDYIQTMHPTLLKTAVIHEKPNTLFQVDFVAEKITEWKWLIYQWAVTEDVLAFLYKDNMLEENEEVAHAHLAEKYKLRIDKKYFHDILQLKENYYKTP, encoded by the coding sequence ATGAAACCAAACTTTTCAGCACGAATAGTCTCTCTAGAGGAGGTTTATGTCGCAAGTTATAAGCTTGCCTTACTTATCATGAGATCTCCCTATATTTTTGATACAGTGATTGCTATCGCACGAGGTGGATTTCCCATTGCCCGCTTTATTTGTGACTTTTTAAACATTCATCATTTGGGGTCCGTACAAATCAGACATTACACCGCAGGAGCTACGGAGCTAGAACAAATGCACATCATCGCTCCGGTGAATACACAAGTCGAAGGCAAAAAAATATTGCTGCTTGATGATGTCAACGATACCGGAAAGACACTCATCACCGCACATGATTATATCCAGACCATGCATCCTACCCTACTTAAAACAGCGGTGATTCATGAAAAACCAAACACCCTATTTCAAGTTGATTTTGTGGCTGAAAAAATAACTGAATGGAAATGGTTAATCTATCAATGGGCAGTTACCGAGGATGTTCTTGCCTTTCTTTATAAAGATAATATGTTAGAAGAAAATGAAGAGGTTGCGCATGCTCATTTAGCGGAAAAATATAAGCTCCGCATTGATAAAAAATATTTTCATGACATTCTGCAATTAAAGGAAAATTATTATAAGACTCCTTAA
- a CDS encoding CapA family protein: MFKWYSKKLGATANQSGIWLFNDLSTETIKQIKMTIEFYKQPSDFCIISIHWGGNWVEQIPLQHQRFAHELIDTVGINLIHGHSSHHPIGIELYKNTPILYGCGDLINDYEGITNYKEFNSNLSLMYFLEFDTTELKLKQLKLSPFERKKFKLNYANDEDCQWLLNALQKQSTPFDTHFKLRNNVIYLEA, encoded by the coding sequence ATGTTCAAGTGGTATTCCAAAAAATTGGGGGCGACTGCAAATCAATCAGGCATTTGGTTATTTAACGATCTAAGTACTGAAACAATCAAACAAATAAAAATGACGATTGAATTCTACAAGCAACCAAGCGATTTTTGCATTATCAGTATTCATTGGGGAGGAAACTGGGTAGAACAAATCCCTTTACAACATCAACGTTTTGCGCATGAACTCATTGATACAGTAGGGATAAACCTAATCCATGGTCATTCCTCTCACCACCCGATTGGTATCGAGTTATATAAAAATACCCCCATTTTATATGGTTGTGGGGATTTGATTAATGACTATGAAGGAATCACGAATTATAAGGAATTCAACAGTAATTTATCATTAATGTATTTTTTGGAATTTGATACTACAGAATTAAAGTTGAAACAACTTAAATTGAGTCCTTTTGAGAGAAAAAAATTTAAACTTAACTATGCCAATGATGAGGATTGTCAGTGGTTATTGAATGCATTACAGAAACAATCCACCCCTTTTGATACTCATTTTAAACTAAGAAATAATGTCATTTATTTAGAAGCTTAA
- a CDS encoding DUF4239 domain-containing protein produces MGSSYLYLFSCFYYTKRGVYLFSFFSVANDKDHFERSNSIIAILSGGFSVLLAFILITAWNYLLKAQDNAAQEANFLAVMTHNIAVFPQESKIKLSEAIRNYTVAVRVEEWKSMEKGKESPTAAQALRELYKNMQSFTPTTQLEKVYYSQALHNLNNVHKLRRDRINQLYSVIPSQLSGALIIGSIFLTLTLGFIRGQSKFIDLIPIIVVAVVLGFNLGIAFSLDFPFSGDISVKNNFFYHGILNTFHD; encoded by the coding sequence GTGGGTAGTAGTTATCTTTATCTGTTTTCTTGTTTTTACTACACTAAGCGCGGCGTTTATCTCTTCTCGTTTTTTTCTGTAGCTAATGATAAAGATCATTTTGAACGCTCCAATTCCATCATTGCCATCCTAAGCGGTGGATTTTCTGTATTATTAGCGTTTATTCTTATCACTGCCTGGAATTATCTATTAAAAGCACAGGATAATGCCGCCCAGGAAGCTAATTTCTTAGCGGTAATGACGCACAATATTGCCGTGTTTCCACAAGAAAGCAAAATAAAGCTTTCAGAGGCCATCCGTAATTATACGGTTGCCGTAAGAGTAGAGGAGTGGAAAAGCATGGAAAAAGGAAAAGAAAGTCCAACTGCTGCCCAAGCATTAAGAGAACTATATAAAAACATGCAGTCCTTTACACCAACCACGCAATTAGAAAAAGTGTACTATTCGCAAGCACTACACAATCTTAATAACGTTCATAAACTGCGGCGAGATAGGATTAATCAATTATACAGTGTTATCCCTAGCCAATTAAGTGGGGCTCTCATTATTGGCTCCATTTTTTTAACATTGACCTTAGGTTTTATCCGTGGCCAATCAAAATTTATCGATTTAATACCAATCATCGTTGTGGCAGTGGTACTGGGATTTAATTTAGGGATCGCGTTTAGCTTAGACTTCCCTTTTTCGGGTGATATTTCGGTAAAAAATAATTTCTTTTACCACGGCATCCTAAATACTTTTCACGATTAA
- a CDS encoding universal stress protein, which translates to MYKNIMLALDWSNKISDSLVEEVIKLTKDQNSNVRIIHVIDETFINYGGPPFDYVSIIASWREDSEKLLNSASKKIISQSPTKVDTLVLELKPLQGRVAEIIVEAAKEWPADLLVIGTHGRRGFSRFFLGSVAENIVRIAPTPVLLVRGTDG; encoded by the coding sequence ATGTATAAAAATATTATGCTAGCACTTGATTGGAGTAACAAGATATCTGATTCTTTAGTAGAAGAAGTAATAAAACTCACTAAAGATCAAAACTCTAATGTGCGAATCATCCATGTTATTGATGAGACTTTTATCAACTATGGTGGGCCACCTTTTGACTATGTTTCAATTATTGCTTCTTGGCGGGAAGATAGTGAAAAGTTATTAAATAGCGCGTCAAAAAAAATAATTAGCCAATCACCCACTAAAGTCGATACATTGGTTTTGGAATTAAAACCATTACAAGGTCGAGTGGCAGAGATCATTGTTGAGGCAGCAAAAGAATGGCCTGCAGATTTATTAGTTATAGGCACACATGGCCGGCGCGGCTTTAGCCGCTTCTTTCTGGGCAGCGTGGCAGAGAATATTGTTCGCATTGCCCCAACGCCAGTGCTCCTTGTGCGTGGCACTGACGGATAA